A section of the Ochotona princeps isolate mOchPri1 chromosome 19, mOchPri1.hap1, whole genome shotgun sequence genome encodes:
- the ZNF475 gene encoding zinc finger protein 474 isoform X2 has protein sequence MERGKETRTSSELQQTFHHRKEPTFLISHASPCPVTRCVDSGEKAETLLQKARPGTVIVSRASGRGMRSAGQPSPPVIPARRPAFRVCYICGREFGSQSLTIHEPQCLEKWHTENNKLPKHLRRPEPSKPQSLGSSGTYSLQEAPEAVFQGTQAQLAPCEVCGRTFLPDRLLVHQRSCRPKAEGPGAPSDDLPGLRKASRGVSARPRTLPCYICGRDFGSLSLPIHEPKCLEKWKIANEQLPRELRQPLPQKPQPLLSGLASHEGPSPVALVPCPYCHRTFVPDRLLVHLRSCAAQLSRTKGQSPSLGTQGGLQEATGVKQHGSTTAPSVMDKASTLGIHFWQCWLMLSLSYQNRICVKNPK, from the exons atggaaagaggaaaggagacaaGGACTTCCAGTGAGTTGCAGCAAACTTTCCACCATCGGAAGGAGCCCACCTTCCTTATCAGCCATGCCAGCCCTTGCCCAGTAACACGGTGTGTCGATTCCGGGGAAAAAGCCGAGACACTGCTTCAGAAAGCTCGGCCTGGCACTGTGATTGTGTCCAGAGCATCAGGCAGGGGGATGAGGTCAGCAGGGCAACCCAGTCCCCCGGTCATCCCAGCCCGTAGGCCAGCCTTCCGGGTCTGCTACATCTGCGGCCGAGAATTCGGGTCCCAATCCCTTACCATCCACGAGCCTCAGTGCCTGGAGAAGTGGCATACAGAGAACAACAAGTTACCCAAGCACCTGAGGAGGCCGGAACCTTCCAAGCCACAGTCTCTGGGCAGCAGCGGCACCTACAGCCTCCAGGAGGCCCCTGAGGCCGTCTTCCAGGGTACCCAGGCTCAGTTGGCACCCTGCGAGGTGTGCGGCCGCACCTTCCTGCCAGATCGCCTCCTGGTTCACCAGAGAAGCTGCAGGCCGAAGGCTGAGGGTCCCGGAGCACCTTCTGATGACCTTCCTGGTCTCAGGAAAGCCTCCCGTGGAGTCTCTGCCCGCCCCAGGACTCTCCCATGCTACATCTGCGGTAGGGATTTTGGGAGCCTGTCACTTCCTATCCATGAGCCAAAATGCCTGGAGAAGTGGAAGATAGCAAATGAGCAGCTGCCCAGGGAGCTCCGCCAGCCGCTCCCGCAGAAGCCTCAACCCCTTTTGTCTGGATTGGCCAGCCACGAGGGACCAAGTCCAGTGGCGCTTGTGCCCTGTCCCTACTGCCACCGGACCTTTGTCCCAGACCGTCTTCTGGTGCACCTGAGAAGTTGTGCAGCTCAACTGAGCAGGACCAAAGGGCAGAGCCCATCTCTAGGGACTCAAGGTGGCCTCCAGGAAGCCACTGGTGTCAAGCAGCACGGCAGTACGACTGCACCTAGCGTGATGGATAAG GCATCTACCTTAGGAATTCATTTCTGGCAATGCTGGCTAATGCTGAGTTTATCTTACCAAAATAGAATCTGTGTCAAAAACCCCAAATGA